The Nitrogeniibacter aestuarii genome has a window encoding:
- the ypfJ gene encoding KPN_02809 family neutral zinc metallopeptidase, which produces MRFDNGRQSSNVEDRRGSRGGGMRVGRGKIGIGTIVLALVAMYFGVDPSVVLNSGGGGSMVSNEPAREIPADDSQAKFISMVLADTEDTWSAIFEQGGSRYREPTLVLFSGATRTACGVGQAAMGPFYCPADQKVYIDLSFYDELRTRFRAPGDFAQAYVIAHEVGHHVQNLLGISDKVQSARQRMSEADANQLSVRLELQADCFSGVWAHHADRARQVLEAGDVEEALTAAAAIGDDRLQKQSQGYAVPDSFTHGSSAQRVRWFKTGLQSGSLKSCDTFNTRNL; this is translated from the coding sequence GTGCGATTCGATAACGGACGTCAAAGCAGCAACGTTGAGGACCGCCGAGGCAGCCGTGGTGGTGGCATGCGCGTCGGGCGCGGCAAGATCGGTATCGGCACCATCGTGCTGGCCCTGGTGGCCATGTACTTTGGCGTGGACCCGAGTGTGGTGCTCAATTCCGGTGGTGGTGGGAGCATGGTCAGCAACGAGCCGGCCCGGGAAATTCCCGCTGACGACAGTCAGGCCAAGTTCATCTCCATGGTGCTGGCCGACACCGAAGACACCTGGAGCGCCATTTTCGAACAAGGCGGCAGTCGCTATCGCGAGCCCACACTGGTCCTGTTCTCGGGTGCCACACGCACCGCCTGCGGGGTCGGACAGGCGGCGATGGGGCCGTTCTACTGCCCGGCGGACCAGAAGGTGTACATCGACCTGTCGTTCTACGATGAATTGCGCACCCGCTTCCGCGCGCCGGGTGATTTTGCCCAGGCCTATGTCATCGCTCACGAAGTGGGTCACCATGTGCAGAATCTGCTGGGCATCTCCGACAAGGTGCAGTCGGCGCGTCAGCGCATGAGTGAGGCGGACGCCAACCAGCTCTCGGTGCGGCTCGAACTGCAGGCAGATTGTTTCTCGGGTGTGTGGGCGCATCATGCCGACCGGGCGCGTCAGGTGCTCGAAGCCGGTGATGTGGAAGAAGCGCTCACGGCAGCCGCCGCCATTGGCGATGATCGCCTGCAGAAACAGTCGCAGGGCTATGCCGTGCCCGACAGTTTCACCCATGGCTCATCGGCTCAGCGCGTGCGCTGGTTCAAGACCGGTCTGCAGAGTGGTTCACTCAAGTCCTGCGATACCTTCAACACCCGCAATCTGTAA
- a CDS encoding mechanosensitive ion channel family protein gives MLAAPYRRFHLRGLIAVWMMALTLIVVDGAYGQTAESADPVQAPAIALSHDGAQDKRIAARIDEIFGALGGLDQVEVSVTEGVVTLSGQVNAIADEQRALALAGQIEGVVETINKLDVNQALGARINATWDQLAALVERGIGALPLIVTAGVVVVAFFFLSRWVGRQQTLFRRLIRNPFVATLAAQFAQLGVLVLGLVLALVLLDATAIIGTLLGAAGILGLALGFAVKDTVENYISSLLLSLRNPFEMNDLVNVDGHEGTVARMTTRATVLISADGNHIRIPNAAVFKAVITNYTRHPERRFSFEIGVDTDLDLLEAQSVALTTLEAMKGVLDDPAPMVVVEAIGDSNVVLGVFGWVDQREYSFVKVRSEAIRNVKQAFDDADIVMPEPIYKLRLVNADAATALTTSTAAAERPSPETPAPPSRPANKRSDMQDVTADRTIESRVEADARRHEEENLLDPAAPAEL, from the coding sequence ATGCTCGCTGCGCCCTATCGTCGATTCCACCTGCGCGGCCTGATCGCCGTGTGGATGATGGCGCTGACCTTGATCGTGGTGGATGGCGCCTACGGACAGACGGCCGAGAGTGCCGACCCGGTGCAGGCGCCTGCCATTGCGCTGAGTCACGATGGCGCCCAGGACAAGCGTATTGCCGCCCGCATCGACGAGATCTTCGGGGCGCTTGGCGGGCTCGATCAGGTCGAGGTGTCGGTGACAGAGGGCGTGGTCACGCTGTCTGGCCAAGTCAATGCGATTGCGGATGAGCAGCGAGCACTGGCGCTGGCCGGCCAGATCGAGGGCGTTGTCGAAACCATCAACAAGCTGGACGTCAATCAGGCGCTGGGTGCGCGCATCAACGCCACCTGGGATCAGCTTGCCGCGCTTGTCGAACGCGGGATTGGCGCGCTGCCGCTGATCGTCACCGCGGGTGTCGTGGTCGTGGCGTTTTTCTTTCTCTCCCGCTGGGTCGGGCGCCAGCAGACCCTGTTCCGACGTCTCATCAGGAATCCGTTCGTGGCCACGCTTGCCGCGCAGTTCGCCCAACTGGGCGTGCTTGTGCTCGGTTTGGTGCTCGCACTGGTACTGCTTGATGCCACGGCCATCATCGGCACCCTGCTCGGTGCGGCCGGTATTCTCGGTCTGGCGCTGGGCTTTGCGGTGAAGGACACGGTGGAGAACTACATCTCCAGTCTGCTGTTGAGCCTGCGCAATCCCTTCGAGATGAACGATCTGGTCAATGTGGACGGTCACGAAGGGACGGTGGCGCGCATGACCACACGGGCCACCGTGCTCATATCGGCCGATGGCAATCACATCCGTATTCCGAATGCAGCGGTATTCAAGGCGGTCATCACCAACTACACCCGGCACCCCGAGCGACGTTTCAGCTTCGAGATCGGGGTCGATACCGACCTGGATCTGCTCGAAGCCCAGTCGGTGGCGCTCACGACACTCGAAGCCATGAAAGGCGTGCTGGACGATCCGGCGCCCATGGTGGTGGTCGAGGCCATCGGCGATTCGAACGTGGTGCTCGGCGTCTTCGGCTGGGTCGATCAGCGCGAATACAGCTTCGTGAAAGTGCGCTCTGAGGCCATCCGCAACGTCAAACAGGCCTTCGACGATGCCGACATCGTCATGCCGGAGCCCATCTACAAGCTGCGGCTGGTCAATGCGGACGCGGCTACCGCCTTGACCACCTCGACGGCTGCCGCCGAGCGGCCATCGCCCGAGACACCGGCGCCACCCAGCCGCCCGGCCAACAAGCGCAGCGACATGCAGGACGTGACGGCGGACCGCACCATCGAGTCTCGCGTCGAGGCCGATGCGCGCCGCCATGAAGAAGAGAACCTGCTGGACCCCGCCGCCCCTGCGGAGTTGTAA
- a CDS encoding hemerythrin domain-containing protein: MNIFEALREDHDTQRELADALIQTHGDSDKRDALFTRLKNELSAHADAEERHFYVPLMQHDLTQEKSRHSVAEHHELDELVEMLETTDASSPAWLVTAKKLHHKVFHHLAEEEHEVFQLAGKALSETQKESLAGAYRQEMNKRIETA, translated from the coding sequence ATGAACATTTTCGAAGCCCTGCGCGAGGACCACGACACCCAGCGTGAACTGGCCGATGCGCTGATCCAGACCCATGGCGACAGCGACAAGCGCGACGCGCTGTTCACCCGGCTCAAGAACGAGCTGTCGGCGCATGCTGATGCCGAAGAGCGCCACTTCTACGTGCCGCTCATGCAACACGACCTGACCCAGGAGAAGTCGCGCCATAGCGTGGCGGAGCATCACGAGCTGGATGAACTGGTCGAGATGCTTGAAACGACCGATGCCAGTTCGCCGGCCTGGCTCGTGACGGCCAAGAAGCTGCATCACAAGGTGTTCCACCACCTGGCCGAGGAAGAACACGAGGTCTTCCAGCTCGCGGGCAAGGCGCTCAGCGAGACGCAGAAAGAAAGCCTTGCCGGTGCCTACCGGCAAGAAATGAACAAGCGCATCGAAACCGCCTGA
- a CDS encoding KamA family radical SAM protein, whose translation MPQQAQKPLQQWPLHALDGGYENVPFKVFTQRDLDRIEPLQTLPEAMRFEMKVVSTVLPFRVNQYVIDELIDWNNIPADPIFQLTFPQRGMLTPEHYDRVAKLLKDDADKALINEVVHEIRHELNPHPADQMEMNMPRDEEGNRLDGIQHKYRETVLFFPSQGQTCHAYCTFCFRWAQFVGDKELRIAASEASNLHNYLKRHTEVTDLLFTGGDPMVMKTKHLKAYLEPLLEPEFDHIQTIRIGTKALTFWPHRFLGAEDAGELIDLLKRMVRAGKHVAVMAHYNHWKELDTEAAREAIRSIRSTGAQIRAQGPLIANINDDPDVWAKMWKMQVKLGIIPYYMFVERDTGARGYFEVPLERAWEIYRKAMQQVSGLARTARGPSMSASPGKVEIQGVTEINGEKVFALRFIQGRNPDWVQRPFFAKYNPEATWLHHLEPAFGEEKFFFEDEYEELREGKLAAVQD comes from the coding sequence ATGCCTCAGCAGGCTCAGAAACCGTTGCAGCAGTGGCCGCTTCACGCCCTGGATGGTGGTTACGAGAACGTGCCATTCAAGGTCTTCACCCAGCGCGATCTGGACAGGATCGAACCGCTGCAGACACTGCCCGAAGCCATGCGCTTCGAGATGAAGGTGGTCTCGACCGTGTTGCCGTTCCGTGTCAATCAGTATGTGATCGATGAGCTGATCGACTGGAACAACATCCCGGCAGACCCGATCTTTCAACTGACCTTCCCGCAGCGTGGCATGCTCACTCCCGAGCACTACGACCGCGTGGCCAAACTCCTGAAGGATGATGCCGACAAGGCGCTCATCAATGAGGTCGTGCACGAGATTCGCCACGAGCTCAATCCCCATCCGGCGGACCAGATGGAGATGAACATGCCGCGTGACGAGGAGGGCAACCGCCTCGACGGCATTCAGCACAAGTATCGTGAAACCGTGCTGTTCTTCCCGAGTCAGGGCCAGACCTGTCATGCCTACTGCACCTTCTGCTTCCGCTGGGCGCAGTTCGTGGGTGACAAGGAGCTGCGCATTGCCGCCTCCGAAGCGAGCAACCTGCACAACTACCTGAAGCGTCACACCGAGGTGACCGACCTGCTGTTCACCGGCGGCGATCCCATGGTGATGAAGACCAAACACCTCAAGGCCTACCTTGAGCCGCTGCTGGAGCCGGAGTTCGACCACATCCAGACCATCCGCATCGGCACCAAGGCGCTGACCTTCTGGCCGCACCGCTTCCTCGGGGCGGAAGATGCGGGCGAACTCATCGACCTGCTCAAGAGGATGGTCCGTGCCGGCAAGCATGTGGCCGTGATGGCGCACTACAACCACTGGAAAGAACTGGATACCGAAGCGGCCCGCGAGGCGATTCGCTCCATCCGCTCCACCGGCGCTCAGATCCGCGCGCAAGGCCCGCTGATCGCCAACATCAACGACGATCCGGACGTGTGGGCCAAGATGTGGAAGATGCAGGTCAAGCTCGGCATCATCCCGTACTACATGTTCGTCGAGCGCGATACCGGTGCCCGTGGCTACTTCGAAGTGCCGCTCGAGCGTGCCTGGGAGATCTACCGCAAGGCCATGCAGCAGGTGTCGGGTCTGGCTCGTACCGCGCGGGGGCCGTCCATGTCCGCCAGCCCGGGCAAGGTCGAGATCCAGGGCGTGACCGAAATCAATGGCGAGAAAGTCTTCGCCCTGCGCTTCATCCAGGGCCGCAATCCGGACTGGGTCCAGCGCCCGTTCTTTGCCAAGTACAACCCCGAGGCCACCTGGCTGCATCATCTCGAGCCCGCGTTCGGCGAAGAGAAGTTCTTCTTCGAGGATGAATACGAGGAGCTCCGTGAGGGCAAACTGGCGGCCGTTCAGGACTGA
- a CDS encoding MFS transporter, giving the protein MTSAHSSTCDTDAPHPPIGTPPAQHPLSHRLVLIMATATGLGVACLYYAQPLLGVLTAELGLSAQTVGYIPTLTQLGYALGIIFLAPLGDRHDRRVIILIKAILLTASLLAFGLSSHLSALLIASFAIGLTATLAQDIVPTAATLAHDTQRGRIVGTVMTGLLMGILLSRVFSGLFAEQFGWRSVFVLAAVSMALTGAVIWRTLPHVAPTTTLSYGALMRSLLALIREHSALRRAALAQGLLSVAFSAFWSTLAVMLHAEPFEMGSAVAGAFGLAGAAGALIAPIAGHLADRHGPQAVTRVGTAVTTVSFALMCAGVWLAPTPQLVVLAVATLGFDLGLQGTLIAHQTIVYGIAPEARARLNAILLGGMFIGMSLGSAIGSLLLDRFGWLGVTLLATAAAGSAFCLRMLPPPRSA; this is encoded by the coding sequence ATGACCTCAGCACACTCAAGCACCTGCGACACGGACGCCCCTCACCCCCCCATCGGCACGCCCCCTGCGCAGCACCCGCTCTCCCACCGACTCGTGCTGATCATGGCCACGGCCACCGGTCTGGGTGTCGCCTGTCTCTACTATGCGCAACCGCTGCTCGGCGTCCTCACGGCAGAGCTGGGGCTGAGCGCGCAGACAGTGGGCTACATCCCCACCCTCACCCAGCTGGGCTACGCGCTGGGCATCATCTTTCTGGCACCCCTCGGGGACCGCCATGACCGACGCGTCATCATCCTCATCAAGGCCATTCTGCTGACCGCGTCGCTGCTCGCCTTCGGGCTGTCTTCCCATCTGTCTGCCCTGCTGATCGCTAGCTTCGCCATCGGGCTCACGGCCACGCTCGCGCAGGACATCGTGCCCACCGCCGCCACGCTGGCCCACGACACTCAGCGCGGGCGCATTGTGGGTACGGTGATGACCGGGTTGCTGATGGGCATTTTGCTGTCGCGAGTGTTCAGCGGGCTGTTCGCCGAGCAGTTCGGCTGGCGCAGCGTGTTTGTCCTGGCGGCGGTGAGCATGGCGCTGACGGGGGCCGTGATCTGGCGCACCCTGCCCCATGTGGCGCCGACCACCACCCTCAGCTATGGCGCCTTGATGCGCTCTTTGCTGGCGCTGATCCGCGAACACAGTGCGCTGCGCCGTGCGGCGCTGGCACAGGGGCTGCTGTCGGTGGCTTTCAGTGCGTTCTGGTCCACCCTGGCGGTCATGCTGCATGCCGAACCCTTCGAGATGGGCAGCGCGGTCGCCGGGGCTTTCGGGCTGGCCGGAGCGGCGGGCGCACTGATCGCCCCGATTGCAGGCCATCTGGCCGACCGGCACGGGCCACAGGCGGTGACGCGGGTGGGCACCGCCGTCACCACTGTGTCGTTCGCGCTCATGTGCGCCGGCGTGTGGCTGGCCCCGACGCCTCAACTGGTGGTGCTTGCGGTGGCGACCCTGGGCTTCGATCTTGGCCTACAAGGCACCCTGATCGCGCACCAGACCATCGTCTACGGTATTGCGCCCGAGGCCCGGGCACGACTCAACGCCATCCTGCTCGGTGGCATGTTCATCGGCATGTCGCTGGGCTCGGCGATCGGCAGCCTGCTGCTCGACCGTTTTGGCTGGCTGGGCGTCACGCTGCTGGCCACGGCAGCGGCCGGCAGCGCGTTTTGTCTGCGTATGCTGCCGCCGCCGCGCAGCGCATGA
- a CDS encoding DUF4112 domain-containing protein, which translates to MDEELRKLDRLAWWMDAAFKVPGTKWRVGLDGLIGLIPGIGDLIAGGASAWIVAHAVRLGLPWHVVIRMAGNVALESLVGTIPVIGDLFDMGYKANQRNVAIMREAIEAGAIGTPRSFPTSARRGAAVVAVGLLVLAAIVVGLVALGLALVIGALGLFA; encoded by the coding sequence ATGGACGAAGAACTCAGAAAACTCGATCGACTCGCCTGGTGGATGGACGCCGCCTTCAAGGTGCCGGGCACGAAGTGGCGTGTGGGGCTCGATGGCCTGATCGGCCTCATCCCCGGTATTGGTGACCTGATCGCTGGCGGTGCGTCGGCGTGGATCGTGGCCCATGCCGTGCGTCTCGGATTGCCCTGGCATGTGGTGATCCGCATGGCAGGCAACGTGGCGCTCGAATCACTGGTGGGGACGATTCCGGTGATTGGTGACCTGTTCGACATGGGCTACAAGGCCAATCAACGCAATGTGGCGATCATGCGCGAGGCCATCGAAGCCGGCGCAATCGGCACGCCAAGATCCTTTCCGACATCGGCACGCCGTGGTGCCGCCGTGGTTGCCGTGGGCCTGCTGGTGCTCGCGGCAATCGTTGTGGGCCTCGTGGCCCTGGGGCTGGCGCTGGTGATCGGTGCCCTGGGCCTCTTTGCCTGA
- a CDS encoding Lcl C-terminal domain-containing protein: MRRSKKQGRQALSEASCVGERSVKWLQMVGVLLCAPLTPLMGHAGDAEGAVGCKAGAGAEQSEPRAFGRYVLHGAIVFDQDTQLTWQRCSVGQRWDNARGCVGDVRFFSFDEAQEQGGGQWRVPTKEELGSLVDQARVEAKRTPTIDPVAFPNLDKINYGYWSSTPSDASQGWYVGFNAGDLEFSHRYRGYLFAVRLVCGEP; the protein is encoded by the coding sequence ATGCGGCGATCGAAAAAGCAGGGCAGGCAGGCGTTGTCGGAAGCGAGCTGTGTGGGAGAGCGATCGGTGAAATGGTTACAGATGGTTGGCGTGTTGCTTTGCGCGCCACTTACCCCGCTCATGGGGCATGCGGGTGACGCCGAGGGGGCTGTCGGATGCAAAGCAGGCGCAGGCGCGGAGCAATCCGAACCGCGAGCCTTCGGTCGATATGTCCTTCATGGTGCTATCGTTTTCGATCAGGACACGCAACTGACCTGGCAGCGCTGTAGCGTCGGGCAGCGCTGGGACAACGCTAGGGGGTGCGTTGGCGACGTGAGGTTTTTCAGTTTTGACGAGGCCCAGGAGCAGGGCGGCGGCCAATGGAGAGTCCCGACCAAGGAAGAGCTGGGGAGTCTGGTCGATCAAGCGCGCGTGGAAGCCAAGCGCACCCCGACCATTGACCCGGTAGCGTTCCCGAATCTGGACAAAATCAACTACGGGTATTGGAGCAGTACGCCGTCTGATGCCTCGCAAGGGTGGTATGTCGGCTTCAACGCGGGTGATCTCGAGTTCAGCCACCGCTATCGCGGCTATCTGTTTGCGGTGCGGCTGGTGTGTGGTGAACCGTGA
- a CDS encoding methyl-accepting chemotaxis protein — protein MAIDIGRQRFFSGFKISYRIAYIAVFSIVLYLIAAVIGWMGLREASDSLRTVYEDRAVPMQELAQIDANIREDSVNILFAFENAPGRPASGLMDDSVTSLTEAVRGNQKRFAELWASYMSTAHTDDERTLIKAFLDAHEAWQSRLQETLAKIEARKMNDTAMLINFLYSVREERQVTLDAMGKLMAYQAEVAQHEYQAAEHRYEVSKTLLMVFFVVGAVLVGIPALLTLRYITTSLRKAGDAASAIADGDLVTQIPVAGSDEIGQLMARLATMRSGLNQLVTAIRGNVEALSQQAEALSSAADTSASAIEDQSRAASSMAAAVEQLSSSIDQVGDNAREAHSVSRSSSAEAAEGGRIIHETATEMEGVARAVNNTAGTIRELEQFSAQISGIVQVIKEISDQTNLLALNAAIEAARAGEQGRGFAVVADEVRKLAERTSASTLEISGVIDQIQEGTQGAVREMEAGVARVSEGVQVANRAGHSVTALRGHADRAASVVEMISQALEEQTAAARDVARKVDTIAHSTEANNRTVQKTAESARELAKLSTELSGLAGRFRVA, from the coding sequence ATGGCGATCGACATCGGACGTCAGCGCTTTTTTTCGGGTTTCAAGATTTCGTACCGCATTGCGTACATTGCGGTGTTTTCCATCGTGCTCTACCTGATCGCGGCGGTCATTGGCTGGATGGGCCTGCGCGAGGCGAGTGACTCGTTGCGCACGGTCTATGAAGACCGGGCCGTGCCCATGCAGGAACTGGCCCAGATCGACGCCAACATCCGTGAGGACAGCGTCAATATTCTGTTCGCGTTCGAGAACGCACCGGGTCGGCCGGCCTCGGGTCTCATGGACGATTCGGTCACCTCGTTGACCGAGGCTGTTCGAGGGAATCAGAAACGCTTTGCCGAGCTGTGGGCGTCGTATATGTCCACTGCGCACACAGACGACGAAAGGACCTTGATCAAGGCCTTTCTCGACGCGCATGAGGCGTGGCAGAGCCGCCTTCAGGAAACGCTCGCCAAAATCGAAGCGCGCAAGATGAACGACACGGCCATGCTCATCAACTTCCTCTATTCGGTGCGCGAAGAGCGTCAGGTGACGCTGGACGCCATGGGCAAGCTCATGGCCTACCAGGCCGAGGTGGCGCAGCATGAATATCAGGCGGCCGAACACCGCTACGAGGTGAGCAAGACGCTGCTCATGGTGTTCTTTGTGGTCGGCGCCGTGCTGGTGGGTATCCCGGCGCTGCTGACGCTGCGGTACATCACCACGAGTCTGCGCAAGGCTGGCGACGCGGCGTCTGCCATTGCCGACGGTGACCTGGTCACGCAGATCCCCGTGGCGGGCTCGGACGAAATCGGCCAGCTCATGGCCAGGCTCGCCACCATGCGCAGCGGCCTCAATCAGCTGGTGACCGCCATTCGCGGCAATGTGGAAGCGCTGAGCCAGCAGGCCGAAGCGCTCTCGAGTGCGGCGGACACAAGTGCATCCGCCATCGAAGACCAGTCCCGCGCCGCATCGAGCATGGCGGCGGCGGTCGAACAGCTGTCGTCGTCCATCGATCAGGTGGGTGACAACGCCCGTGAAGCCCACAGCGTGAGCCGCAGTTCGAGTGCCGAAGCGGCCGAGGGCGGCCGCATCATTCACGAAACTGCCACCGAGATGGAAGGGGTGGCCCGGGCCGTGAACAACACCGCCGGCACCATCCGCGAACTCGAGCAGTTTTCGGCGCAGATCTCCGGCATCGTGCAGGTCATCAAAGAGATCTCCGACCAGACCAATCTGCTGGCCCTCAACGCCGCCATCGAGGCTGCGCGCGCGGGTGAACAGGGGCGTGGTTTTGCGGTGGTGGCCGATGAGGTGCGCAAGCTCGCCGAGCGCACCAGCGCCTCAACCCTGGAAATCTCCGGCGTCATCGACCAGATCCAGGAAGGCACCCAGGGGGCCGTGCGTGAAATGGAGGCTGGCGTTGCGCGGGTCAGTGAAGGCGTGCAGGTGGCCAACCGGGCGGGACATTCGGTCACCGCCCTGCGCGGTCACGCCGACCGGGCCGCGTCCGTGGTGGAAATGATCTCGCAGGCCCTGGAGGAGCAGACCGCGGCTGCCCGTGATGTGGCCCGCAAGGTCGATACCATCGCGCACAGTACGGAAGCCAACAACCGCACGGTCCAGAAAACCGCAGAGTCCGCGCGTGAGCTGGCGAAGCTGTCGACCGAGCTGTCAGGCCTGGCCGGGCGATTCCGCGTGGCTTGA
- a CDS encoding inorganic phosphate transporter, whose protein sequence is MVFIAGLLLAYANGANDNFKGVATLFGSGTARYRGSLVWATVTTLAGSAVALVLANGLLAAFSGKGLVPPGVIASPAFPASVGLAAGGTVLLATRLGFPISTTHALIGGLVGAGLVAAGDLLNLGSLTDKFLVPLLVSPLLAMALAVTLYPLVRRARRRLGVTHETCVCVGQDVVATLPGNPGAAAALQSVSLTLDESANCKVRYQGAVMGISVGRLLDGLHYLSAGAVCFARGLNDTPKIAALLLAGGTIDADMALIAVGVLMAVGGLISARRVAEKMSHDIAEINPGQGLTANLITSSLVIFASKLGVPVSTTHVSCSALFGIGASTHRAHWGVIGQIALAWLITLPTGALLGAGAMAVLGR, encoded by the coding sequence ATGGTATTCATCGCGGGCTTGCTTCTGGCATACGCCAATGGTGCGAACGATAACTTCAAGGGGGTCGCGACGCTGTTCGGTAGCGGCACCGCCCGGTACCGGGGCTCGCTTGTTTGGGCAACGGTGACGACGCTGGCCGGATCGGCGGTTGCCCTTGTGCTGGCGAATGGTCTTTTGGCGGCGTTCTCGGGTAAAGGGCTGGTCCCGCCCGGCGTGATCGCCTCCCCTGCATTTCCGGCGTCGGTCGGGCTGGCTGCGGGTGGCACGGTCCTGCTGGCAACGCGACTCGGCTTCCCGATTTCAACGACGCATGCCCTCATTGGCGGGCTGGTGGGAGCCGGCCTGGTGGCCGCAGGCGATCTGCTGAATCTCGGCAGCCTCACGGACAAGTTTCTGGTGCCGCTTCTGGTCAGTCCGTTGCTCGCCATGGCGCTGGCCGTGACCCTCTATCCGCTCGTGCGGCGCGCTCGGCGCCGCCTGGGGGTGACCCACGAAACCTGCGTCTGTGTGGGTCAGGACGTTGTTGCCACGCTGCCGGGAAATCCCGGGGCAGCGGCCGCGTTGCAATCCGTCAGCCTGACGCTGGATGAAAGCGCGAACTGCAAGGTGCGCTATCAGGGGGCCGTGATGGGGATTTCGGTAGGGCGTCTCCTCGATGGACTGCATTACCTGAGCGCTGGCGCAGTGTGCTTTGCTCGCGGCCTCAACGACACCCCCAAGATTGCTGCGCTGCTTCTCGCAGGTGGCACCATCGATGCCGACATGGCCTTGATTGCGGTGGGCGTCCTCATGGCCGTGGGAGGGTTGATCAGTGCGCGTCGTGTCGCCGAAAAGATGTCCCACGACATCGCCGAGATCAACCCGGGGCAGGGGCTGACGGCCAACCTGATTACCTCTAGCCTGGTCATTTTCGCCTCGAAGCTGGGGGTTCCCGTTTCCACCACACACGTTTCCTGCAGTGCGCTGTTCGGGATCGGTGCCAGTACGCACCGTGCACATTGGGGTGTCATCGGCCAGATCGCGCTCGCATGGTTGATCACGCTGCCCACCGGGGCCTTGCTGGGTGCCGGCGCGATGGCCGTACTCGGGCGCTGA
- a CDS encoding VOC family protein, translating to MSQRPFKVLGIQQIAIGGPSKDRLKTLWVDKLGLDITGNFVSERENVDEDICAMGTGPFKVEVDLMQPLDPEKKPAVHTTPLNHVGLWIDDLPAAVEWLTAEGVRFAPGGIRKGAAGFDICFLHPKANDEFPVGGEGVLIELVQAPPEVVDAFAKLAG from the coding sequence ATGAGCCAACGCCCCTTCAAGGTTCTCGGCATCCAGCAAATCGCCATCGGCGGCCCGAGCAAGGACCGCCTCAAGACCCTGTGGGTCGACAAACTCGGCCTCGACATCACCGGCAACTTCGTCTCCGAGCGCGAAAACGTGGACGAAGACATCTGTGCCATGGGCACCGGCCCATTCAAGGTCGAAGTGGATCTCATGCAACCGCTCGACCCGGAGAAGAAACCTGCGGTGCACACCACCCCGCTCAACCACGTGGGCCTGTGGATTGACGACCTGCCCGCAGCCGTCGAATGGCTCACCGCCGAGGGCGTACGCTTCGCCCCGGGTGGCATCCGCAAGGGCGCCGCGGGCTTCGACATCTGCTTCCTGCACCCCAAGGCCAATGACGAGTTTCCGGTCGGCGGTGAAGGCGTGCTGATCGAGCTGGTCCAGGCGCCACCCGAGGTGGTGGATGCGTTTGCGAAGCTGGCGGGATGA